One stretch of Prunus persica cultivar Lovell chromosome G1, Prunus_persica_NCBIv2, whole genome shotgun sequence DNA includes these proteins:
- the LOC18791240 gene encoding Golgi apparatus membrane protein-like protein ECHIDNA isoform X2 — translation MDLSQPQGENYANPKTCFFHVLFKAGALAFYILSALFFDNFVIIFVVTVLLAALDFWVVKNVSGRILVGLRWWNEINDLGESVWKFECLDQESLARMNKKDSWLFWWTLYLTAVAWIVLGIFSLIKFQADYLLVVGVCLTLSIANIVGFTKCRKDAKKQIQQFASQTIASRFSSTIQSAFSVV, via the exons CCACAAGGGGAAAACTATGCTAACCCAAAGACATGCTTCTTCCATGTTCTTTTCAAG GCTGGGGCGTTGGCTTTTTACATACTTTCTGCCCTCTTCTTTGATAACTTTGTCATCATTTTTGTTGTGACTGTTCTTCTTGCTGCTCTTGATTTCTGGGTAGTTAAGAATGTGAGCGGACGCATTTTAGTTGGTTTGAGGTGGTGGAATGAAATAAATGATCTTGGTGAGAGCGTGTGGAAATTTGAGTGCCTTGACCAAGAG TCATTGGCTCGGATGAACAAAAAAGATTCATGGCTCTTCTGGTGGACACTTTACCTCACG GCTGTTGCATGGATTGTGCTTGGAATATTTTCTCTAATAAAGTTTCAGGCAGATTATCTCCTTGTTGTAGGAGTTTGTTTGACCCTCAGCATTGCAAATATTGTTGGCTTTACCAAATGCCGCAAAG ATGCGAAAAAGCAGATCCAACAGTTTGCCTCCCAGACCATTGCCTCCCGGTTCTCATCAACGATTCAATCAGCATTCAGTGTTGTGTGA
- the LOC18791240 gene encoding Golgi apparatus membrane protein-like protein ECHIDNA isoform X1: protein MDLSQPQGENYANPKTCFFHVLFKAGALAFYILSALFFDNFVIIFVVTVLLAALDFWVVKNVSGRILVGLRWWNEINDLGESVWKFECLDQESLARMNKKDSWLFWWTLYLTAVAWIVLGIFSLIKFQADYLLVVGVCLTLSIANIVGFTKCRKDAKKQIQQFASQTIASRFSSTIQSAFSVV from the exons ATGGATCTCAGCCAG CCACAAGGGGAAAACTATGCTAACCCAAAGACATGCTTCTTCCATGTTCTTTTCAAG GCTGGGGCGTTGGCTTTTTACATACTTTCTGCCCTCTTCTTTGATAACTTTGTCATCATTTTTGTTGTGACTGTTCTTCTTGCTGCTCTTGATTTCTGGGTAGTTAAGAATGTGAGCGGACGCATTTTAGTTGGTTTGAGGTGGTGGAATGAAATAAATGATCTTGGTGAGAGCGTGTGGAAATTTGAGTGCCTTGACCAAGAG TCATTGGCTCGGATGAACAAAAAAGATTCATGGCTCTTCTGGTGGACACTTTACCTCACG GCTGTTGCATGGATTGTGCTTGGAATATTTTCTCTAATAAAGTTTCAGGCAGATTATCTCCTTGTTGTAGGAGTTTGTTTGACCCTCAGCATTGCAAATATTGTTGGCTTTACCAAATGCCGCAAAG ATGCGAAAAAGCAGATCCAACAGTTTGCCTCCCAGACCATTGCCTCCCGGTTCTCATCAACGATTCAATCAGCATTCAGTGTTGTGTGA